A stretch of Imperialibacter roseus DNA encodes these proteins:
- a CDS encoding ABC transporter ATP-binding protein, whose protein sequence is MQLVIKDLSKTYSDNTQALKNINLTVYQGMFGLLGPNGAGKSTLMRIIATLQHADSGTITLGDIDVLQQKETVRQILGYLPQEFGLYPRVSAETLLDHLASLKGLVNRGERKEVVDAMLQRTNLWEARKRNLGAYSGGMKQRFGIAQALIANPKLIIVDEPTAGLDPAERNRILNLLSEIGESTIVILSTHIVDDINELCTHVGIISNGTLLFKGRPIEAIESIQGKIWKKRVSKAELLEAKNHFNVISERLLAGSPQIHVYSDEKPDEHFEEVAVDLEEVYFSKIFEEGTVAQSH, encoded by the coding sequence ATGCAGCTGGTAATAAAGGATTTAAGCAAGACTTATAGCGACAACACTCAGGCGCTTAAGAACATTAACCTCACAGTATATCAGGGGATGTTCGGTTTACTCGGGCCAAATGGCGCAGGTAAGTCCACCTTGATGCGAATAATAGCCACGCTTCAGCATGCTGACTCCGGCACAATCACGTTGGGAGATATAGATGTGCTCCAGCAAAAGGAAACTGTGAGGCAAATACTTGGGTATCTGCCCCAGGAGTTTGGGCTCTATCCAAGAGTTTCTGCTGAGACACTACTTGACCATCTTGCCAGCCTTAAGGGCCTGGTCAATAGGGGTGAAAGGAAAGAAGTGGTGGACGCAATGTTGCAGAGGACTAACCTATGGGAGGCTCGCAAGAGAAATCTTGGCGCATATTCAGGCGGTATGAAGCAAAGGTTTGGTATTGCTCAGGCACTCATTGCCAACCCGAAACTCATTATAGTTGATGAACCTACGGCAGGATTGGATCCTGCGGAGCGTAACCGAATTTTAAACTTATTGTCGGAAATAGGGGAAAGCACTATTGTGATACTATCAACACACATTGTTGACGACATCAACGAGTTGTGCACGCATGTAGGCATCATTAGCAATGGCACGTTGCTCTTTAAGGGCAGACCTATCGAAGCCATTGAAAGCATTCAAGGGAAAATTTGGAAAAAGAGAGTGTCGAAAGCAGAGCTGCTGGAGGCAAAGAATCATTTCAACGTGATTTCCGAAAGACTGCTTGCCGGCTCACCGCAGATCCATGTTTATAGTGACGAGAAACCGGATGAGCATTTTGAGGAAGTTGCGGTCGATCTGGAGGAGGTCTATTTTTCAAAAATTTTTGAAGAAGGCACTGTAGCTCAATCCCATTAA
- a CDS encoding DUF4097 family beta strand repeat-containing protein produces the protein MKNLLLIIFLVGCFGYARATETEKIKIEKTLKFATPSPDNVLEIYNINGSLQIEGYDGQEIMVTAELTLTAKTQELLEKGKREMSLGVWEDDSALVLYNKAPFIHNQRVEGPCNCNWNWGKDVNYEFSFDFKVKVPRSVNLNVRTVNDGFITVDGMNSNVSAHHVNGDVTLTQMGGSVEAKTINGELLVRHTKAPTGGNSYYSLNGDVNVYYPGEPDADITFKSFNGSFYTDMERMEVMPPAWTKEVTEKNGSTKYKLTQKNNIKVGKGGNLLAFETFNGDIYVKKSK, from the coding sequence ATGAAGAATCTATTGTTAATCATATTTCTGGTTGGCTGCTTCGGCTATGCCCGGGCAACTGAAACAGAAAAAATCAAAATTGAGAAAACGCTGAAGTTTGCTACGCCTTCGCCTGACAATGTGCTTGAGATTTACAATATCAACGGCTCCCTGCAAATTGAAGGCTACGATGGGCAGGAAATTATGGTCACGGCGGAACTCACCCTGACGGCAAAGACGCAGGAATTGTTGGAAAAAGGAAAAAGAGAAATGAGTCTTGGAGTGTGGGAAGATGATTCCGCCCTGGTGCTCTACAACAAAGCTCCCTTCATTCACAACCAGCGGGTGGAAGGGCCCTGCAACTGCAATTGGAATTGGGGCAAAGATGTCAACTATGAATTCAGCTTCGATTTCAAAGTGAAGGTGCCGAGGAGTGTGAACCTGAATGTTCGCACAGTAAACGACGGCTTTATTACTGTCGACGGAATGAACAGTAATGTGTCTGCCCATCATGTCAATGGAGATGTTACCCTCACACAAATGGGAGGGAGTGTCGAAGCCAAAACAATTAACGGTGAGCTGCTGGTGCGGCATACGAAGGCTCCAACAGGTGGAAACAGCTATTATTCACTCAATGGCGATGTGAACGTGTACTACCCAGGAGAGCCCGATGCCGACATTACCTTCAAAAGCTTCAATGGCTCTTTCTATACGGATATGGAGAGGATGGAAGTAATGCCACCCGCATGGACGAAAGAGGTGACTGAGAAAAATGGCAGCACGAAATACAAGCTAACACAGAAAAACAACATCAAGGTGGGCAAGGGCGGCAATCTGCTGGCCTTCGAAACCTTCAACGGAGATATTTATGTCAAAAAATCAAAATAA
- a CDS encoding RNA polymerase sigma factor, which produces MNALDDNSLMLKVKAGDLDKMALLYERHNRNLFGFFYKLTGSGSVSEDLVHNVFYRMLKYRYTFTEDTSGSHRFTAWMYHLARNVNADHYKKQKKVSYTDDMEPWERKLEVDENAHSQMAKSQDLELLQKAIKHLAPEKQEMLILTKYQGMKYEQVADIFGITEGAVKVRMHRVLQELREVYLKLEKV; this is translated from the coding sequence TTGAATGCTTTGGACGACAACTCGCTCATGCTGAAAGTCAAGGCCGGCGATCTTGACAAGATGGCTTTGCTGTATGAGCGACACAACAGAAATCTTTTTGGCTTTTTTTATAAGCTAACCGGCAGCGGATCGGTGAGCGAAGACCTTGTGCACAATGTCTTCTACCGAATGCTCAAGTACCGCTACACCTTTACGGAGGACACCTCCGGCAGTCATCGGTTTACTGCCTGGATGTATCACCTGGCAAGGAATGTAAACGCCGACCATTACAAAAAACAAAAGAAGGTTTCTTACACCGACGACATGGAGCCCTGGGAAAGAAAGCTCGAGGTGGATGAGAATGCGCATTCTCAAATGGCCAAATCGCAAGACCTCGAGCTTTTGCAAAAAGCGATCAAACACCTGGCACCTGAAAAACAGGAGATGCTCATCCTCACAAAATATCAGGGGATGAAGTACGAGCAGGTGGCTGACATCTTCGGAATCACTGAAGGGGCAGTAAAGGTGCGGATGCACAGGGTGCTGCAGGAATTGAGAGAGGTTTATTTAAAGCTGGAAAAGGTATAA
- a CDS encoding HEAT repeat domain-containing protein, which yields MSQEQLKEKWMDYMNGSITLQEWESFKSQADPAQLSELEGLEKIWLAMDELPATPEPEATMDERFYATLSEFRKEATAPRGTVNWAGILEILSWRRLALGMLIFAVGGGFGYVLSPSGEYKQEISSLSSEMKDMKEMMMLTLLEKPAVQDRLRAVSLSSELPEADSRVIEALVQTLNTDENVNVRMVTVEALARFGRYPEVRQALVSSISRQSSPMVQIALAEAMVALNEKGAVEALKGLLEKDDLNDIVRQKVQQSIEVLT from the coding sequence ATGAGCCAGGAACAACTAAAAGAGAAATGGATGGACTACATGAATGGGTCCATCACTTTGCAGGAGTGGGAAAGCTTTAAGAGCCAGGCCGACCCGGCACAGCTGTCGGAACTGGAAGGCCTTGAGAAAATCTGGCTGGCCATGGATGAACTCCCTGCCACACCAGAGCCGGAAGCCACGATGGATGAGCGTTTCTACGCTACCCTGAGTGAGTTCCGTAAAGAGGCAACGGCACCAAGAGGGACTGTGAACTGGGCCGGTATTTTGGAAATCTTGTCGTGGCGAAGGCTGGCACTTGGCATGCTCATTTTCGCTGTCGGGGGCGGTTTTGGATACGTGCTGTCGCCTTCTGGTGAGTACAAGCAAGAAATCAGCTCTCTTTCCAGCGAAATGAAAGACATGAAGGAAATGATGATGCTGACATTGCTTGAGAAACCAGCCGTTCAGGACCGGTTGAGGGCTGTGAGCTTGTCCTCGGAGCTGCCGGAGGCAGACAGCAGGGTTATCGAGGCTCTTGTTCAAACATTGAATACCGATGAAAATGTGAATGTGCGAATGGTCACCGTAGAGGCTTTGGCGAGGTTCGGGCGATATCCCGAAGTGCGGCAAGCTTTGGTGAGCTCAATCAGCAGGCAATCGTCGCCCATGGTGCAGATTGCCCTGGCGGAGGCCATGGTAGCGCTCAACGAAAAAGGAGCGGTGGAGGCCCTCAAAGGGCTTTTAGAGAAAGACGACCTGAATGACATTGTGCGACAAAAAGTACAACAGAGCATTGAGGTATTGACTTAA
- a CDS encoding M1 family aminopeptidase — protein MKLEILLFELKYRSRRPATYIYLLLSFALCFLTVASPTLSVPPLVDPNSPYMLTLLLVVIGYVFTLINSAVIGVSIIRDFDHQMEPLVFTTPVRKLDYLLGRFAGSFVVLILISLAALLGVALAYFFGEFMPWEISWVDKSLQPFQLWHFIQPYLVFYLPNLFITSALFFLGGAIGRNTIYIYTQGIIFIVLYQISISFFKDMESRHIATLIDPLGVQAFIYQTQYWTPSEQNANLVPLDGWFLANRIMWSVVALIALAVTYMKFSFTTSEVKKARKPIFQPETITIFKESPFRRLPVLQRSTGFGTTLRLVADRSVFYFNLIRKDTAFLAIVLSGLMLLVVKAMTMSEMYGSSSYPTTDSVLTLLGSFNLFFLLIAVVYPGDLIWKERQLNIAGITDSLPVADYLDTLSKFFGLLLTYLVLLAVLNLGGLGIQASKGYFDFEFSAYIGKLYGENFANLALITMVAFFIQVVVNNKLLGYVVCIVFFLLNGNLSKLGVESGLYQFAAGSLGPFSDMNKYGHFVTLFAWLKIYWLGIAGLFFIMAILFSIRGNETHPWVRYKAGLTKISTPVLVTSTLLSISVVFSAGTIYYNTNLINDYESGIEHKEMLSAYVKELKKYENVPQPTIVENSLHLALYPSTREFVAEGFYYLKNLHMAPISEIHVSHHLARDLHVSYLQFDRKSYAVDSIDDRFKYEIYRLEDALQPGDSLKMLFKLSYVTEGFRANDQNTDLIFNGTFIDNGYFPSLGYRREFETAEALKALRQSAGSDDDNSNSYHGNKALVVENHQVRLSVIVSTEAGQTAIAPGVLVDAWEENNRKYYKYQPIRPVPAAYSIASARYETARDKWNDVNLEIYYHPKHSYNLERMMEGMKDALSFYSEIYGPYPFGQLRIVEFPKYSMHKESFAGTIPFSEGLGFILKIDDHTDDLDVCYYQTVHEVAHQWWDPLTLVAQEPDRPFQKEGFAQFSALMAIRNEFSEETVRRFLKYDVDQYLSGRTKEGVRENSLDNATQGQSYIYYNKAAVAFNILQDFLGPEAVAQSFAALLGRSADSSVQVKDNFVDQIKELTPDSLQYVITDVFERVTLFDNKATYAFFKRLPDDRYEVSLTFSSKKYQMDSLGNEVKVPLYDWVDIGVYTKNSDGKVALTHLEKVHINSEENKIKIVVNELPIKAGVDPLNKFIDKNGADNVIGTSESQITSGFFF, from the coding sequence ATGAAACTGGAGATATTACTTTTCGAACTAAAATATCGAAGTAGAAGGCCGGCCACATACATCTATCTTTTGCTCAGCTTTGCCCTTTGCTTTCTGACTGTAGCCAGCCCCACCTTGTCAGTGCCGCCTTTGGTGGATCCAAATTCACCTTATATGCTGACCCTGTTACTGGTTGTGATAGGCTATGTGTTCACACTTATTAATTCTGCGGTTATTGGCGTGTCTATTATCAGAGATTTTGACCACCAGATGGAGCCACTTGTGTTTACCACGCCTGTTCGTAAGCTGGACTACCTGCTTGGCCGATTTGCGGGCTCGTTTGTTGTTCTGATACTCATAAGCCTGGCTGCTTTGCTGGGTGTAGCGTTAGCTTACTTTTTTGGGGAATTTATGCCCTGGGAGATCTCCTGGGTTGATAAAAGCCTGCAGCCTTTTCAACTTTGGCACTTCATCCAGCCGTATTTAGTATTTTATCTGCCCAACCTTTTTATTACTTCCGCCTTGTTTTTTCTCGGTGGGGCAATTGGCCGAAACACCATTTATATATACACACAAGGGATCATATTTATTGTACTCTATCAAATAAGCATCAGCTTTTTCAAGGACATGGAGTCCCGGCATATTGCTACTTTGATAGACCCACTGGGAGTGCAGGCATTTATTTACCAAACGCAATACTGGACGCCGTCCGAACAGAATGCCAACCTCGTGCCCCTCGATGGTTGGTTTCTTGCCAACAGGATTATGTGGTCGGTTGTGGCTTTGATTGCTCTGGCGGTAACCTACATGAAATTCTCTTTCACTACTTCTGAGGTCAAAAAAGCTAGAAAACCCATTTTCCAACCCGAAACCATCACCATATTTAAAGAGTCGCCGTTCCGCCGCCTGCCTGTGCTTCAGCGCTCCACGGGCTTCGGTACGACCTTGAGACTGGTTGCGGACAGGTCAGTATTTTATTTCAATTTGATTCGAAAGGATACGGCGTTTTTGGCGATTGTGCTAAGTGGCCTTATGCTACTGGTTGTTAAGGCCATGACCATGAGTGAAATGTATGGATCCAGCTCTTATCCTACTACGGACTCGGTGCTTACTTTGCTAGGCTCATTCAATTTGTTTTTTCTGCTTATTGCCGTGGTGTACCCTGGAGACCTTATTTGGAAGGAGCGCCAGCTCAATATTGCAGGAATTACCGATTCACTGCCTGTGGCTGATTATCTGGATACCCTGTCCAAGTTTTTCGGGTTACTTCTTACTTATCTTGTTCTTCTGGCGGTGCTCAACCTGGGAGGTCTTGGGATTCAAGCTTCAAAGGGATACTTTGACTTTGAGTTTTCGGCATACATCGGGAAGCTCTACGGAGAAAACTTTGCTAACCTGGCGCTTATTACTATGGTGGCATTTTTTATTCAGGTAGTCGTCAACAACAAGCTTCTGGGTTATGTCGTCTGTATCGTTTTCTTTTTGCTCAATGGGAACCTCAGCAAATTAGGGGTAGAAAGTGGCTTGTATCAGTTTGCAGCTGGTTCGTTGGGCCCCTTTTCTGACATGAATAAATACGGCCACTTTGTTACTCTGTTTGCGTGGTTGAAGATTTACTGGCTAGGAATTGCAGGACTGTTTTTTATAATGGCTATTCTGTTCTCAATCAGGGGGAATGAAACCCATCCATGGGTGCGATACAAAGCTGGGTTAACAAAGATCTCAACACCCGTTCTGGTGACTTCAACGCTTTTGAGTATTTCTGTGGTTTTCAGCGCTGGCACCATCTACTACAATACCAACTTGATTAATGATTACGAAAGTGGCATTGAGCACAAGGAAATGCTGTCAGCTTATGTTAAGGAGTTGAAAAAGTATGAAAATGTGCCACAGCCAACCATTGTTGAAAATAGCCTTCACCTGGCACTATACCCGTCAACCAGAGAGTTTGTTGCCGAAGGATTCTATTACCTGAAGAACCTCCATATGGCACCGATTTCCGAGATTCATGTGTCACACCATCTGGCCAGGGATCTCCATGTATCCTATCTCCAGTTTGACCGTAAATCATACGCCGTCGACTCCATCGACGACCGCTTCAAATATGAAATCTACAGGCTGGAAGATGCGCTGCAGCCGGGAGACAGTTTAAAGATGTTGTTTAAGCTGAGCTACGTTACAGAAGGGTTTAGAGCCAATGACCAGAATACTGACCTGATCTTTAATGGAACTTTCATCGACAATGGATATTTCCCATCGCTGGGCTACCGGAGAGAGTTTGAAACTGCCGAAGCCCTCAAGGCCCTTCGTCAATCTGCCGGGAGCGACGATGATAACAGCAACAGCTACCACGGCAACAAGGCCCTTGTAGTGGAAAATCATCAGGTTAGGCTCAGTGTAATTGTTAGCACTGAGGCCGGGCAAACAGCTATCGCCCCAGGTGTGCTGGTGGATGCTTGGGAGGAGAACAATAGAAAGTATTATAAATACCAGCCCATCAGGCCAGTACCTGCTGCCTACTCTATTGCTTCTGCCAGGTACGAAACAGCCAGAGATAAGTGGAACGATGTTAACCTTGAAATATACTATCATCCCAAGCACAGTTATAACCTCGAAAGAATGATGGAGGGGATGAAAGATGCGCTGTCTTTTTACAGTGAGATTTACGGCCCTTACCCCTTTGGCCAACTGAGAATCGTGGAATTTCCGAAATACTCCATGCACAAGGAGTCCTTTGCCGGCACCATTCCTTTTTCTGAAGGTCTGGGCTTTATACTTAAAATAGATGATCACACGGACGACCTTGACGTCTGTTACTATCAAACGGTGCATGAGGTAGCTCACCAGTGGTGGGATCCATTGACGTTGGTAGCACAAGAGCCTGACCGGCCCTTTCAAAAAGAAGGATTCGCACAATTCAGTGCACTGATGGCCATCAGGAATGAGTTTTCTGAGGAAACCGTTCGAAGGTTTCTCAAATACGATGTTGATCAGTACCTGTCCGGAAGAACCAAAGAAGGGGTCAGGGAGAATTCGCTTGATAATGCCACCCAGGGCCAGAGCTATATCTACTATAATAAGGCGGCGGTAGCATTCAACATACTGCAGGACTTCCTTGGGCCCGAAGCTGTTGCACAGTCTTTCGCTGCTTTGCTGGGGCGGTCAGCCGATAGCTCGGTACAGGTAAAGGACAATTTTGTGGATCAGATTAAGGAACTTACACCGGACTCGCTACAGTACGTTATTACCGACGTCTTTGAGAGAGTTACCCTTTTCGATAACAAGGCAACATATGCCTTCTTTAAACGGCTGCCAGACGACAGGTATGAAGTATCTCTCACGTTTTCTTCGAAGAAATATCAAATGGACAGCCTTGGCAACGAAGTAAAGGTGCCATTGTACGACTGGGTGGATATTGGTGTTTATACAAAAAACAGCGATGGCAAAGTGGCACTTACCCATCTGGAAAAAGTACACATCAATTCTGAGGAAAATAAAATTAAAATAGTGGTCAACGAACTGCCGATAAAGGCAGGTGTCGACCCGCTTAACAAGTTCATCGACAAGAACGGAGCTGACAATGTCATTGGCACGTCGGAGTCGCAGATCACTTCGGGATTTTTTTTCTAG
- a CDS encoding S41 family peptidase, translated as MSKFQRRLFIPTLLVLAIGWFGFSSYSDKFFQIAKNLDLFASIYKEINTYYVDDVNPNRLIKTGIDAMLESLDPYTVYIPEDDIEDFRTMTTGEYGGIGASTEFLEGHHTIIMLQEGYPAHKAGLQIGDQILSINGIEVEQKEAFDLGKLLKGQSRTNFGITVNRYGKKEPMVFQVDREKITIDNVYYAGMVNENIGLIKLTEFTTHAGDEVKKAVIKLKKEGATSIILDLRDNPGGLLHEAVNISNIFIPKGKKVVDTKGKITDLNRTYKTLDEPVDTQIPLAILTNGGSASASEIVAGVIQDFDRGVLIGEKTFGKGLVQSTRPLSYNAQLKVTTAKYYIPSGRCIQALDYAHRNADGTVNKLPDSLKVAFKTGNGRVVYDGDGLDPDVVVEVEDYPSIALVLSSKGYLFQYATLYHYQHPQISAAREFQLSDADYNDFLNWVRKKELSYETSVDRAYRHLLAAAKRDKTYASLEDQLGSLEEKINALKEKDLTKFKDDIKGLLEQEIITRYYLQKGLIEVTFPDDPDIQKAIQVLNNPAEYKRILG; from the coding sequence ATGAGTAAATTTCAAAGACGCCTCTTTATACCTACGCTGCTAGTCCTAGCCATCGGCTGGTTTGGTTTTTCCAGCTACAGCGACAAATTTTTTCAAATAGCCAAAAACCTCGATTTGTTTGCTTCCATCTACAAGGAAATTAACACCTACTATGTGGACGATGTGAACCCAAACAGGTTGATCAAAACAGGTATTGATGCGATGCTGGAAAGCCTCGACCCCTACACAGTATATATTCCAGAAGACGACATAGAAGACTTCCGCACCATGACAACCGGTGAATACGGGGGCATAGGTGCAAGCACAGAATTCCTTGAAGGACACCACACCATCATCATGCTGCAGGAAGGTTACCCTGCTCACAAAGCGGGCTTGCAAATAGGTGACCAAATTCTGAGCATCAATGGCATTGAAGTTGAGCAGAAAGAAGCCTTCGATTTGGGCAAGCTGCTCAAAGGGCAATCAAGAACAAACTTTGGCATCACCGTTAACCGATACGGCAAAAAGGAGCCAATGGTGTTTCAGGTAGATCGTGAGAAAATCACCATTGATAATGTGTATTACGCAGGCATGGTAAATGAGAATATTGGCCTGATCAAGTTAACTGAGTTTACGACACATGCGGGGGACGAAGTAAAAAAGGCGGTGATCAAACTGAAGAAAGAAGGTGCGACTTCTATTATTCTTGACTTACGAGACAACCCGGGAGGGCTGCTGCACGAGGCAGTTAATATTTCCAACATTTTTATTCCCAAGGGCAAAAAAGTAGTTGACACAAAAGGTAAAATCACCGACCTCAACAGGACTTATAAAACGCTGGATGAACCGGTAGATACTCAAATTCCTTTGGCCATTCTTACCAACGGAGGCAGTGCATCCGCTTCCGAAATTGTGGCTGGCGTTATTCAGGACTTCGACAGAGGCGTTTTGATTGGCGAAAAGACTTTTGGAAAAGGACTCGTACAATCCACACGCCCGCTGAGCTACAATGCCCAGCTCAAAGTCACTACCGCCAAATACTATATCCCAAGCGGCAGATGTATTCAGGCGTTGGACTATGCCCACCGCAATGCCGATGGCACGGTCAACAAGCTACCTGATTCTTTGAAAGTTGCATTCAAAACCGGAAATGGCCGGGTGGTATATGATGGCGACGGGCTGGATCCTGACGTGGTGGTTGAGGTAGAAGACTATCCAAGCATCGCACTTGTATTGTCTTCCAAGGGCTATTTGTTTCAGTATGCCACGCTTTATCATTACCAACATCCACAAATTTCGGCCGCCAGAGAGTTTCAGTTGAGCGACGCCGACTACAACGATTTCCTAAATTGGGTTCGTAAAAAGGAGCTTTCTTACGAAACTTCGGTGGACAGGGCTTATCGCCACCTGCTTGCCGCAGCCAAGAGAGACAAGACCTATGCCAGCCTTGAAGACCAACTCGGATCCCTGGAAGAAAAAATCAATGCGCTGAAAGAAAAAGACCTCACCAAGTTCAAAGACGACATCAAAGGGTTGTTGGAGCAGGAGATCATTACCCGCTACTACCTGCAGAAAGGCCTTATCGAAGTGACCTTCCCCGACGATCCGGATATTCAAAAGGCCATTCAGGTGCTGAATAACCCTGCTGAATACAAAAGAATTTTAGGCTGA
- a CDS encoding DUF4097 family beta strand repeat-containing protein, translated as MRTFIKLSFIGLLVAAISLPAKAQEGNKETIAIPLSSPGEKGKLEVGLVNGSINVAAYDGKDVIIEAVAGGGKNDDRGVVTPSGMKRISSNPMELEATEKGNTVKVSTNSWAVTMTLNIKVPKNFDLKLSTVNDGDIDVKGVTGAHEISNVNGEITMTQVGGSTVLNTVNGDIKVTLESVNPEAQMAFTTLNGDVDVTFPAAVKATAKMRSDRGDIFSDFDMVIEKSAPKVDKSSSNGVYKVSIEDWVFGKINGGGKEYLFKTMQGDVYIRKK; from the coding sequence ATGAGAACATTTATCAAACTATCATTTATCGGGCTGTTAGTGGCGGCCATTTCCCTGCCAGCCAAAGCGCAAGAGGGAAACAAAGAAACCATTGCTATTCCACTTTCTTCACCCGGTGAAAAGGGCAAACTGGAAGTGGGCCTGGTCAACGGGTCTATCAATGTGGCTGCTTACGATGGCAAGGACGTGATCATAGAGGCAGTAGCTGGCGGTGGCAAAAACGACGACCGGGGCGTGGTAACACCCAGCGGCATGAAACGCATCAGCAGCAACCCCATGGAGCTGGAGGCAACCGAGAAAGGCAACACCGTAAAAGTTTCCACCAACTCCTGGGCAGTTACTATGACGCTGAACATCAAAGTGCCGAAAAACTTCGACCTCAAACTGTCAACAGTGAACGACGGCGACATCGACGTGAAAGGGGTTACCGGTGCCCACGAAATCAGCAATGTGAATGGAGAAATTACGATGACGCAAGTGGGCGGCTCAACAGTACTCAACACTGTGAATGGTGACATCAAAGTAACGCTTGAAAGTGTAAACCCAGAAGCCCAAATGGCTTTTACCACCCTGAACGGCGACGTGGATGTGACATTCCCAGCAGCCGTGAAGGCGACAGCCAAAATGCGCTCAGACCGGGGCGACATCTTCAGCGACTTCGACATGGTGATTGAGAAATCGGCCCCAAAAGTGGACAAATCTTCGTCCAATGGGGTATACAAAGTATCTATCGAAGACTGGGTATTTGGCAAAATCAATGGCGGCGGAAAGGAATACCTTTTCAAAACCATGCAGGGTGACGTGTATATAAGGAAGAAGTAG
- a CDS encoding SDR family oxidoreductase produces the protein MTYFKNKTVFITGASRGIGLAIGKKLASEGANIVIAAKTTEPHPKLPGTIYTAAEEIEQAGGKALPLMVDIRFEDQVQAAVEKAVETFGGIDILINNASAISLTPTLATEMKRYDLMHQVNTRGTFLMSKTCIPYLKKAENPHIMNMSPPLNMEARWFAPHVAYTMAKFGMSMCVLGMAKEFKKDNIAVNALWPRTTIATAAVQNLLGGDQMVNQSRKPEILADAAYYILRRKSSEATGNFYIDDEVLKAEGITDLTAYAVDPSANLMPDFFI, from the coding sequence ATGACATATTTTAAGAATAAAACAGTTTTTATCACCGGTGCCAGCAGAGGAATTGGCCTCGCCATAGGCAAAAAATTGGCCAGTGAAGGTGCCAATATTGTAATCGCAGCCAAAACAACCGAACCTCATCCGAAACTGCCAGGCACCATCTACACTGCAGCCGAGGAAATCGAACAGGCGGGAGGTAAGGCTTTGCCATTGATGGTGGACATTCGTTTTGAAGACCAGGTGCAAGCCGCTGTGGAGAAGGCAGTGGAGACGTTTGGCGGGATTGATATACTGATTAACAATGCCAGCGCCATTAGCCTTACACCAACGCTGGCTACCGAAATGAAGCGATACGACCTCATGCATCAGGTAAATACCAGGGGCACTTTTTTGATGTCGAAGACGTGCATTCCCTACCTCAAAAAGGCAGAGAACCCACACATCATGAATATGTCGCCGCCGCTGAACATGGAGGCTCGCTGGTTTGCGCCTCACGTGGCCTACACCATGGCCAAGTTTGGCATGAGCATGTGTGTGCTGGGCATGGCCAAGGAGTTTAAAAAAGATAATATTGCTGTTAACGCTTTGTGGCCCCGAACAACCATCGCCACCGCTGCCGTGCAGAACTTGCTGGGAGGCGACCAAATGGTGAATCAATCGAGGAAACCGGAGATACTGGCCGACGCCGCTTATTATATTTTAAGGAGAAAGTCATCAGAAGCCACTGGCAATTTCTATATTGACGATGAAGTACTGAAGGCGGAGGGGATTACTGACCTCACAGCTTATGCGGTTGACCCTTCTGCCAATTTAATGCCTGATTTCTTCATTTAG